A portion of the Desulfosoma caldarium genome contains these proteins:
- a CDS encoding DUF3782 domain-containing protein, whose protein sequence is MLNVDLIETLDELDPSLRQAFIKVLKVLDKSLGEVVRRDDFVNLTGAVAELAQGQNRLQEALAGLAEAQRRTEERVEELAEAQKRTEQRVEELAEAQKRTEERVEELAEAQKRTEERVDQLAQAQARMQEELTRLAEAQRRTEQRVEELAEAQKRTEQRVDQLAQAQARMQEELTRLAEAQRRTEERVEELAEAQKRTEQRVEELAQAQKRTEERVDQLAQAQARMQEELTRLAEAQRRTEQRVEELAEAQKRTEQRVEELAEAQKRTEETMLRGFKELRDLIAALGSRWGLQTEEVFRETVKNFMDKAGYVVSKGYYGDREVDVVIRDGEHILLEITSRVKKTDVALFHRSAEDYRAQTGTVPRIMLAAIYVPPSVMREILHSPIPIELVTVDE, encoded by the coding sequence ATGCTCAACGTGGATTTGATAGAGACTCTGGATGAGCTTGATCCCTCTCTGCGGCAGGCCTTTATCAAGGTCCTTAAGGTTTTGGACAAAAGCCTGGGCGAAGTGGTGAGAAGGGATGATTTTGTCAATTTGACCGGTGCGGTGGCCGAGCTTGCGCAGGGGCAAAATCGCTTGCAAGAGGCCTTGGCAGGCCTTGCCGAGGCGCAGCGGCGGACCGAAGAGCGTGTGGAGGAGCTCGCGGAGGCGCAAAAGCGCACCGAACAACGCGTGGAGGAGCTCGCGGAGGCGCAGAAACGAACTGAAGAGCGCGTGGAGGAGTTGGCGGAGGCGCAAAAGCGAACTGAAGAGCGCGTTGATCAACTGGCGCAGGCTCAGGCGCGGATGCAGGAGGAGTTGACACGCCTTGCCGAGGCCCAAAGGCGGACCGAGCAGCGTGTGGAAGAGCTCGCCGAGGCGCAGAAGCGAACCGAGCAGCGCGTTGATCAACTGGCGCAGGCTCAGGCGCGGATGCAGGAGGAGTTGACACGCCTTGCCGAGGCGCAGCGGCGGACCGAGGAGCGTGTGGAAGAACTTGCGGAGGCGCAAAAGCGCACCGAACAGCGTGTTGAGGAGCTCGCGCAGGCGCAGAAGCGAACTGAGGAGCGCGTTGATCAACTGGCGCAGGCTCAGGCGCGGATGCAGGAGGAACTGACACGGCTTGCCGAGGCCCAAAGGCGGACCGAGCAGCGTGTGGAAGAGCTCGCCGAGGCGCAGAAGCGAACCGAACAGCGCGTTGAAGAGCTTGCGGAGGCGCAGAAGCGAACCGAGGAGACGATGCTCCGCGGATTCAAGGAACTGCGAGACTTGATCGCTGCCCTTGGGAGCCGATGGGGCCTGCAAACGGAAGAGGTGTTTCGCGAGACCGTCAAGAATTTCATGGACAAAGCGGGCTACGTCGTCTCCAAAGGCTACTACGGCGACAGGGAAGTGGATGTGGTCATTCGGGATGGCGAACATATTCTTCTGGAAATAACGTCAAGGGTGAAAAAGACCGATGTGGCCCTTTTCCACCGTTCTGCCGAAGACTATCGAGCTCAAACGGGCACCGTTCCCCGCATCATGCTCGCCGCCATCTACGTTCCGCCTTCCGTCATGAGAGAAATTTTGCACTCGCCCATTCCCATTGAACTGGTCACAGTGGACGAATAG
- the csx20 gene encoding CRISPR-associated protein Csx20, with the protein MARVFLSPLGTNKYVECYYVVDGTRSEKPVVFVQEALLGAICRDWTPQDRILIACTKEAEEKNWIDGANFPQGLETRIRQLGLKVPCHKVPLPKGQDEKEIMDIFMILMEALGEGDQLYLDITHSFRSLPLLQTVIINYAKVLKNIEVQRIFYGAFETLGPIQHVKEMPLERRVAPVFDLTPYDTLLDWARAVDIFQKAGRPQEIKRLVGRNVGPIFGKKDSKDNVALARALSELSNQLNALCSNLAAVRGPKIAVATGLDEAIDAVENQRLIPPMQPLLEIVRRKLQGFNAADPEAKGFAAAAWCLDHELVPQAYVFLRETVLSGLCRAAGHDPYDENVRENFWCALLHLLATKIPESEWDGLLAHKRAEARALIEAGGNTLISLACAFEPLRKRRNDLLHGGWKKDATSAKRLMDFLRREGLKKLQKAWESYRNGRENSPVGAPGESPGPRRAFLLLSHSLTSAQEEELFKAWHVQSVVGLPEPLFSLWGQVPSEASSVQSHLEPILTWLEEESAPGDVVVVQGEFGATFYIASWALGRGLQPVYATTERILEEKVQPDGTVLLSRVFRHVRFRPYEPFPG; encoded by the coding sequence ATGGCCAGGGTTTTTTTAAGTCCACTGGGAACCAACAAGTATGTGGAATGTTATTACGTGGTGGACGGGACGCGGTCGGAAAAGCCTGTTGTCTTCGTGCAGGAGGCTCTCTTGGGCGCTATCTGCCGGGACTGGACACCCCAAGACCGAATTCTTATCGCCTGCACTAAGGAAGCCGAAGAGAAAAACTGGATTGACGGTGCCAATTTCCCGCAGGGTTTGGAAACAAGAATCCGTCAACTCGGCCTGAAGGTCCCTTGTCACAAGGTCCCCCTTCCAAAGGGGCAGGACGAAAAGGAAATCATGGATATTTTCATGATCCTCATGGAGGCCCTTGGGGAAGGCGACCAACTCTATTTGGACATTACCCATTCCTTTCGGTCCCTGCCGCTTTTGCAGACCGTAATCATCAATTACGCCAAGGTCCTGAAAAACATCGAGGTTCAGCGGATCTTTTACGGTGCCTTTGAAACACTGGGACCCATTCAGCACGTTAAAGAGATGCCGCTGGAACGGCGGGTGGCTCCCGTATTTGATTTAACCCCCTATGATACCCTGCTCGACTGGGCCAGAGCCGTGGATATCTTTCAAAAGGCCGGGCGGCCGCAAGAGATCAAACGCTTGGTCGGCCGGAACGTGGGTCCCATTTTTGGCAAGAAAGACAGCAAGGATAACGTAGCTTTGGCCAGGGCCCTTTCCGAGCTGAGCAACCAACTGAATGCGCTGTGCTCAAATTTGGCCGCGGTTCGAGGCCCAAAGATTGCCGTAGCTACGGGTTTGGACGAAGCCATCGACGCGGTGGAAAACCAGCGGCTGATTCCTCCCATGCAACCTCTTTTAGAAATCGTTCGACGTAAGCTTCAAGGATTCAACGCAGCAGATCCTGAAGCCAAGGGGTTTGCCGCGGCGGCTTGGTGTTTGGACCATGAGCTGGTCCCTCAGGCGTATGTCTTCCTTCGAGAAACGGTGCTCAGCGGGCTATGCCGGGCCGCAGGTCATGATCCTTATGATGAAAATGTGCGCGAAAACTTCTGGTGCGCCCTGCTTCACCTGTTGGCCACCAAAATACCGGAAAGCGAATGGGACGGTCTCCTTGCGCACAAGCGCGCGGAAGCCCGGGCCCTCATTGAGGCCGGAGGCAACACTTTGATCTCTCTAGCCTGTGCCTTTGAACCCTTACGGAAACGGCGCAATGATCTTCTGCATGGAGGTTGGAAAAAAGACGCGACATCAGCCAAACGATTGATGGACTTTCTACGTCGAGAAGGCCTGAAGAAACTTCAAAAGGCCTGGGAATCGTACCGAAACGGGCGGGAAAATTCCCCTGTGGGCGCGCCGGGGGAAAGCCCCGGCCCTCGCCGAGCCTTTTTGTTGCTGTCGCACAGCCTGACTTCGGCCCAGGAAGAAGAGCTCTTTAAGGCATGGCACGTACAGTCGGTGGTGGGCTTGCCCGAGCCGCTATTTTCACTATGGGGTCAAGTGCCGAGCGAGGCATCGTCGGTGCAATCGCACCTTGAGCCGATCCTGACGTGGTTGGAGGAGGAATCGGCGCCGGGGGACGTGGTCGTGGTTCAAGGAGAGTTTGGAGCAACATTCTATATCGCTTCGTGGGCTTTAGGGCGAGGCCTTCAGCCGGTTTACGCGACCACGGAAAGAATCTTGGAAGAGAAGGTTCAGCCCGACGGCACGGTTTTGCTCAGTCGCGTCTTTCGCCACGTTCGTTTTCG
- a CDS encoding type III-B CRISPR module-associated Cmr3 family protein, which yields MTVLSITPVDVLMFRGNRLFGGAVHGEAPMPPWPSVVTGAVVSRALVDQNLVGRVTAAPDQAERLVQQALGRDFHLRSLWILSRNRLYCPAPADLVITGDEEAGPEVLPLKPRKVPEGLCSSYPLEMLPILEIKERKKLAGSVWLQLEGWKEHLQGKVPQSVHVTTARQLWAVDHRLGIALDGRSRTVIKGAIYTTDAVALKADTHLVAVFSGSNIPTEGLVRLGGDGRAAEIREAHTHIMEKLEGFGRPQPGWRRFRMILATPGLFPSGWLPPGVDERAPHRLRLNGLQAKLLAAVVPRPQVISGWDLAKQAPKPAQTVVPAGACYWFEVEEGDSAALEPLYERGLWDLMEAEHPARRRQREGWNHVWFGQWV from the coding sequence ATGACGGTCCTGTCCATCACTCCAGTGGACGTGCTCATGTTCCGGGGCAATCGCCTGTTCGGAGGCGCTGTGCACGGAGAGGCTCCAATGCCTCCCTGGCCCTCGGTCGTCACCGGGGCGGTGGTTTCCAGGGCTCTGGTGGATCAAAACCTGGTGGGCCGGGTGACGGCGGCCCCTGACCAAGCGGAGCGCCTCGTTCAACAAGCCCTGGGAAGGGACTTTCATTTGCGAAGCCTATGGATCCTAAGCCGTAACAGGCTCTATTGCCCGGCGCCGGCAGACCTGGTCATCACAGGAGACGAAGAGGCGGGTCCCGAAGTGCTTCCGTTGAAACCCCGCAAGGTTCCTGAGGGATTATGCAGCAGTTATCCCCTTGAGATGCTGCCCATCTTGGAGATCAAAGAACGAAAAAAGCTCGCCGGATCCGTCTGGCTCCAACTGGAAGGATGGAAAGAGCACCTGCAAGGCAAAGTCCCTCAAAGTGTCCACGTGACCACAGCACGTCAGCTCTGGGCTGTAGATCATCGGCTGGGGATCGCTCTGGATGGTCGATCGCGTACGGTGATAAAGGGAGCTATCTACACCACCGATGCGGTGGCCCTAAAGGCGGACACGCATCTCGTTGCTGTCTTTTCCGGAAGCAACATACCCACCGAAGGTCTGGTGCGGTTGGGAGGGGACGGCAGAGCGGCAGAAATTCGTGAGGCCCACACGCACATTATGGAAAAGCTGGAAGGTTTTGGGCGTCCTCAGCCGGGCTGGAGGCGTTTTCGAATGATCCTGGCGACACCGGGCCTGTTCCCCTCGGGCTGGCTTCCTCCGGGCGTGGATGAGCGCGCGCCACACAGGCTGCGGCTGAACGGGTTGCAGGCAAAGCTTCTGGCGGCCGTCGTCCCTCGTCCCCAGGTCATTTCCGGATGGGATTTGGCCAAGCAGGCGCCCAAACCGGCCCAGACTGTGGTGCCTGCGGGAGCCTGCTACTGGTTTGAAGTGGAAGAGGGCGACTCGGCCGCCCTTGAACCACTTTACGAGAGAGGTTTGTGGGATCTTATGGAAGCGGAGCATCCGGCCCGTCGACGACAACGCGAGGGCTGGAACCATGTGTGGTTTGGGCAGTGGGTCTAA
- the cmr4 gene encoding type III-B CRISPR module RAMP protein Cmr4 — MFTCKCLTFFYAITPVHMGAGQALGVIDNPIQRERHTEHPSFAASGIKGAFRHAARGLWAQEEGILDRIFGPEQDASDHAGAISFADAQLVAFPVRSLKGVYVYATSPLALQRLARLATVAGVPMPICACPLLQEDEVVVLNEGLLCRAQDERRLILESYAFKPVTDNSGALKELAQWLSENALPSGEGYAYFRNKLATDLVLLSDTQLTFFARNATVVEPHVRINDESGTADEGGLFFTENLPPEAIMVSLAMASDERLKNGSNPNDRLSAEQVMDKVRNTFDASCLQIGGDATTGRGQVLVRFKEGTS, encoded by the coding sequence ATGTTTACCTGTAAGTGCCTCACTTTCTTCTACGCCATCACACCGGTTCACATGGGGGCCGGGCAGGCTCTGGGGGTTATCGACAATCCCATTCAACGGGAGCGCCACACAGAACACCCGTCCTTTGCAGCTTCCGGCATCAAGGGCGCCTTTCGCCATGCAGCTCGAGGGCTTTGGGCCCAGGAAGAAGGCATTCTGGATCGAATTTTCGGTCCGGAACAGGACGCTTCGGATCACGCGGGGGCCATCAGTTTTGCCGACGCTCAGTTGGTGGCTTTTCCGGTTCGAAGCTTGAAAGGGGTCTACGTTTACGCCACGTCTCCGTTGGCCCTGCAGCGACTGGCCCGATTGGCGACCGTGGCAGGGGTGCCCATGCCCATCTGTGCGTGTCCTTTGCTTCAAGAAGATGAAGTCGTGGTGCTGAACGAAGGTTTACTGTGTCGTGCCCAAGATGAGCGTCGGCTGATCCTGGAATCTTACGCGTTCAAGCCGGTGACGGACAATTCCGGTGCTCTAAAGGAATTGGCGCAATGGCTATCGGAAAACGCCTTGCCCTCAGGGGAGGGGTACGCATACTTTCGAAACAAACTGGCGACAGATCTGGTGCTGTTGTCCGACACACAACTCACGTTTTTTGCCAGAAATGCCACGGTGGTGGAACCCCATGTGCGCATCAACGACGAATCGGGGACGGCCGATGAGGGTGGGCTTTTTTTCACGGAAAACCTTCCACCCGAAGCAATTATGGTGAGCCTTGCCATGGCGTCCGACGAACGGTTGAAAAACGGAAGCAACCCTAACGACCGTCTCAGCGCCGAACAGGTTATGGACAAGGTGCGAAACACTTTTGACGCGTCCTGTCTTCAGATCGGCGGGGATGCGACCACGGGCCGAGGGCAGGTGCTGGTGCGTTTCAAGGAGGGGACGTCATGA
- the cas10 gene encoding type III-B CRISPR-associated protein Cas10/Cmr2 — MNFDKNPELIHPLSGEKVRLQSLELDLPPKDLEADSFAHYDKFIVQENGRLDWKKTFLSLWRFAPCAPTKALGALWSQLPADTRSPDHSIWEHLSLTSAFAGALAAGETHGPALLLMSFGPVQGFIAQARSVSDLWAGSHLLSRLAWVAMKEVCDRYGPDAVLFPNLHGVPQVDLWLYETLGPVWREIFDAFKGKIRDPEWMSRETDANPLFVAALPNRFVALVPAQEAEELAKDIAEKVRRWVRNKAFEGLEELLRVAGIQDALDAHAQLDRQLKNFPEIYWAVVPWILAGETRLDDQRLREALQVLGASPSYLDDALESVLKNPLVLDGVTFYRPNPGVAYPGLIEALERLHAAAKGARAMSGDVEEGYRCSLCGEREWLAHRRGEPTGPSGIFSPPGRRHDTLWKRVSSESQALAKDGEHLCGWCALKRTWPRLFTEEVGRALGTEKPDRLVLSTHGMAVATSLWRWAESQPNNILSPEVTRALKSLSQELQRLAGQAQDTRPVLLPAKLHRKLKRKGWPSDTIRELKRIPALLDALDSEDKQRQAVRAFKRCFGTAPETYYALVLMDGDRMGQWLSATGKTPKLEQRFHSECLEDLRSVEALRAYLNARRPASPAWHQSISSALNAFSIHVSRRIVEDLFMGKLIYAGGDDLMAMVAVHDLPALMFALRCAFSGQLPAGEDNQSFWRKLGTDDGTVKFHFGYGLVDSSGDRQLYRLMGETASASMGAVIAHHQAPLPRVLTELRAAEQRAKKEGKRDAFCLTVCKRSGGTEHLVGKWNLTGGWRDGDMGLLLDLRHLLAYDVSRRTAYELSEVFRDVPPDEKALAAVMDYQFRRKAKVSGTEARDLAERLARRAVSRNGVEISRSGEWAQPNRFLRDMVLTAEFLAREGRVGQQMEKAEEVP, encoded by the coding sequence GTGAACTTTGATAAGAATCCAGAGTTGATCCATCCCTTGTCGGGAGAGAAAGTCCGGTTGCAAAGCCTGGAACTGGATTTGCCCCCGAAAGATCTGGAAGCGGACAGTTTCGCCCATTACGACAAGTTCATCGTCCAAGAAAACGGTCGCTTGGATTGGAAAAAAACGTTTCTTTCACTTTGGCGCTTTGCACCTTGCGCGCCGACGAAGGCTTTGGGGGCGTTGTGGTCGCAATTGCCCGCCGACACGCGCAGCCCTGACCACTCCATTTGGGAACACCTTTCCCTCACCTCGGCCTTTGCCGGCGCTTTGGCAGCGGGTGAAACCCACGGTCCGGCGTTGCTTCTCATGAGCTTTGGCCCCGTTCAGGGTTTTATCGCCCAAGCGCGCAGCGTTTCCGACCTCTGGGCCGGATCCCATTTACTGTCTCGCCTGGCGTGGGTCGCCATGAAAGAGGTGTGCGATCGTTACGGCCCGGACGCCGTCCTATTCCCTAACCTGCACGGGGTGCCGCAGGTGGACCTGTGGCTTTACGAGACCTTGGGCCCAGTTTGGAGGGAGATATTTGATGCATTCAAGGGAAAGATTCGGGATCCCGAATGGATGAGTCGAGAAACGGACGCGAATCCGCTTTTTGTGGCCGCTCTTCCCAACCGCTTTGTGGCTTTGGTGCCGGCCCAAGAAGCCGAAGAGCTCGCAAAAGATATCGCGGAAAAAGTGCGGCGGTGGGTCAGGAACAAGGCCTTTGAGGGCCTTGAAGAGTTGCTTCGAGTGGCGGGCATTCAGGATGCGCTCGATGCTCACGCGCAGCTGGATCGGCAATTGAAGAACTTTCCAGAAATTTACTGGGCCGTGGTTCCCTGGATTTTGGCCGGGGAAACCCGTCTAGATGATCAGCGATTAAGAGAAGCCCTGCAAGTTCTGGGGGCAAGCCCATCCTACCTGGACGATGCGCTGGAATCGGTGCTGAAAAACCCGCTTGTCCTGGACGGGGTTACCTTTTACCGGCCCAACCCGGGTGTCGCCTATCCCGGGCTTATTGAAGCGCTGGAAAGGTTGCATGCCGCGGCCAAAGGTGCACGGGCCATGTCCGGAGACGTGGAAGAAGGCTATCGATGCAGCCTCTGCGGCGAGAGGGAATGGCTTGCCCATCGTCGAGGAGAACCAACCGGCCCTTCCGGCATCTTTAGCCCTCCGGGCAGGCGCCATGACACCCTGTGGAAAAGGGTTTCCTCCGAGAGTCAAGCGCTGGCCAAAGATGGCGAGCATCTGTGCGGCTGGTGCGCGTTGAAGCGCACCTGGCCCAGGCTCTTTACCGAAGAGGTCGGTCGTGCGCTGGGCACGGAGAAACCCGACCGCTTGGTTCTTTCCACCCACGGCATGGCGGTGGCTACGTCGTTGTGGCGTTGGGCCGAGAGCCAGCCCAACAACATCTTGAGCCCGGAGGTCACCCGGGCATTAAAGAGCTTGAGCCAAGAACTGCAACGCCTGGCCGGCCAGGCGCAGGACACGCGCCCTGTGCTGTTACCCGCCAAGTTGCATCGGAAACTAAAACGCAAAGGCTGGCCTTCGGACACAATCCGGGAATTGAAGCGCATTCCTGCGTTGTTGGATGCTCTGGACAGTGAGGATAAGCAGCGGCAAGCCGTCCGGGCCTTTAAACGGTGTTTTGGGACGGCGCCGGAGACCTACTATGCCCTGGTGCTCATGGACGGAGACCGGATGGGGCAATGGCTTTCTGCAACTGGGAAGACCCCCAAGCTTGAGCAGAGGTTTCATTCGGAATGTCTGGAAGATCTCAGGAGCGTGGAAGCGCTCAGGGCTTATCTGAATGCCCGCCGACCGGCGTCTCCCGCCTGGCACCAGTCCATTTCCTCGGCGCTTAATGCCTTTTCCATTCACGTGAGCCGCCGAATTGTGGAAGACCTCTTCATGGGCAAACTCATATACGCCGGCGGGGATGACCTCATGGCTATGGTGGCTGTGCACGATCTGCCGGCCTTAATGTTCGCCTTGAGATGCGCTTTTTCCGGACAGCTTCCCGCCGGGGAGGACAACCAGAGCTTTTGGCGCAAGCTGGGTACGGATGACGGAACCGTGAAGTTTCATTTCGGCTACGGATTGGTCGATTCGTCTGGCGACCGACAACTTTATCGGCTTATGGGAGAGACCGCCTCCGCTTCCATGGGTGCCGTCATCGCACACCATCAAGCGCCACTTCCTCGGGTTTTGACAGAGCTACGAGCGGCGGAACAAAGGGCTAAAAAAGAGGGGAAACGAGACGCCTTTTGCCTCACCGTATGTAAGCGTTCCGGCGGTACGGAGCACCTGGTGGGGAAATGGAACCTAACGGGCGGCTGGCGTGACGGCGACATGGGGCTCCTTTTGGACCTTCGTCATCTTCTGGCCTATGACGTGTCGCGCCGGACGGCCTACGAATTGAGCGAGGTTTTTCGAGATGTGCCACCGGATGAAAAGGCCTTGGCGGCGGTGATGGACTACCAGTTCAGACGCAAGGCCAAGGTGTCCGGAACGGAAGCTCGGGACTTGGCAGAGCGGCTTGCTCGCCGCGCGGTTTCCCGCAATGGTGTGGAGATTTCCCGATCCGGCGAATGGGCTCAGCCCAACCGCTTTCTTCGGGACATGGTGCTGACGGCCGAGTTCCTGGCTCGGGAAGGGCGTGTAGGACAACAAATGGAAAAAGCGGAGGAGGTCCCATGA
- the cmr6 gene encoding type III-B CRISPR module RAMP protein Cmr6, with product MAPPNQRLRRAVPAYVTKFLDGRSADFRRSEKVADSIPPGHRFLLYFQALEGVDNDPWQPLKTQKIEALKAVATVGKAAQEVLKALTTRQAEVFCDRGWQRPAELYAPLFTGSGNPHPVENGFAFLSPYGVPYLAGSGIKGVLRRAAEELALLCDDTHGWTLPLVWALFGFDEKSTYFTKNDAGEWSQAYDQVVQTVQHTPDPLLQKLIKIWVDPERRPKNQADFLQKLRESVTVRRAIHFQGLLRFLDAYPQPGCNMAVDILNPHHKDYFQGSGEESPHDAEQPVPVFFLVLAPGTKFVFRVEPSPSIGDLWKDVGNWRKLLNAAFDYAEAWLGFGAKTSVGYGVLGPDRELEKQKEKEEKERAQREAEEQRKREREEEERRCKEAEDAERARRQAQWDALPEDEKIKRKLQEAAERYGKLGDSERKKEREALNRDLNRAIEAAQQIQDSHVRAKLADFIVGVYEQVGWADPGVNKKKREKQEKKRRSAVDALRK from the coding sequence ATGGCACCACCTAATCAAAGACTGCGACGGGCTGTGCCGGCGTATGTGACCAAGTTTTTAGATGGTCGGAGTGCGGATTTCCGAAGGTCGGAAAAAGTTGCCGACTCCATTCCGCCAGGGCACCGTTTCTTGCTGTATTTTCAAGCCCTGGAGGGAGTGGACAACGATCCATGGCAACCTCTGAAAACCCAGAAAATTGAGGCGTTGAAGGCGGTCGCCACGGTGGGAAAGGCCGCTCAGGAAGTTCTAAAAGCCCTCACGACCCGGCAAGCTGAGGTGTTTTGCGATCGGGGCTGGCAACGGCCTGCAGAGCTGTATGCTCCCCTGTTTACCGGTTCGGGCAACCCCCATCCCGTGGAAAATGGTTTCGCGTTTCTTTCACCCTACGGTGTTCCATACCTGGCAGGTTCGGGAATCAAGGGCGTGCTGCGCCGAGCCGCCGAGGAACTTGCCCTCCTGTGCGACGACACCCACGGGTGGACACTTCCCCTAGTATGGGCACTTTTCGGCTTCGACGAAAAGAGTACCTACTTTACCAAAAATGACGCCGGGGAGTGGTCCCAAGCGTATGATCAGGTGGTGCAAACCGTTCAGCACACACCGGATCCCTTGTTGCAAAAATTAATCAAAATCTGGGTTGATCCGGAAAGGCGTCCGAAAAATCAAGCGGACTTTCTCCAAAAGCTTAGGGAATCTGTAACCGTTCGGCGCGCCATACATTTTCAGGGTCTTCTCAGGTTTCTCGACGCCTATCCTCAGCCAGGGTGCAATATGGCGGTGGATATTCTTAACCCTCACCATAAAGACTACTTCCAGGGAAGTGGTGAGGAAAGCCCACATGATGCCGAACAACCCGTGCCGGTTTTCTTTCTGGTGTTGGCCCCCGGCACCAAATTCGTGTTTCGGGTCGAGCCGTCACCATCCATAGGCGACTTGTGGAAGGACGTGGGGAATTGGAGAAAACTTCTGAATGCAGCCTTTGATTATGCTGAGGCCTGGCTCGGTTTTGGCGCCAAGACTTCTGTGGGCTACGGGGTCCTGGGGCCTGATCGAGAGCTGGAGAAGCAGAAGGAAAAGGAAGAAAAAGAGAGAGCGCAGCGGGAAGCCGAAGAGCAACGGAAACGAGAACGTGAAGAGGAGGAGCGGCGGTGCAAAGAAGCGGAGGACGCCGAACGGGCTCGACGTCAAGCCCAGTGGGACGCTTTGCCGGAAGATGAAAAGATCAAGCGGAAGCTTCAAGAAGCCGCTGAGCGCTACGGTAAGCTCGGCGACTCGGAAAGAAAAAAGGAGCGCGAAGCCCTCAACAGGGACCTGAACCGAGCCATAGAAGCGGCACAGCAAATTCAGGATAGCCATGTTCGAGCGAAGCTGGCCGATTTTATTGTAGGAGTTTATGAGCAAGTGGGGTGGGCTGATCCCGGCGTGAACAAGAAAAAGAGGGAAAAACAGGAGAAAAAACGTCGCTCAGCGGTGGACGCTTTGAGGAAATGA
- the cmr5 gene encoding type III-B CRISPR module-associated protein Cmr5, whose amino-acid sequence MKTLDQIRAEYAWACVQGVDEKYKNLAKGLPALVMSNGLMQTLAFLQGKAGKKEDKNREINEHEKLLGHLLDWLGRPEAHVLRAKDSENFANAMKALSGCDSLLYQRATEEALAVLKWIRYLANAVA is encoded by the coding sequence ATGAAGACGCTGGATCAGATTCGAGCTGAGTACGCGTGGGCGTGCGTGCAGGGTGTGGACGAAAAGTACAAAAACCTGGCCAAGGGCCTGCCGGCATTGGTGATGAGCAACGGCCTCATGCAGACGTTGGCCTTTCTGCAGGGTAAGGCCGGAAAAAAAGAGGACAAGAACCGTGAGATCAATGAGCACGAAAAACTGCTCGGGCATCTTTTGGATTGGCTAGGTCGTCCGGAAGCGCACGTGCTGCGCGCCAAAGATAGTGAAAATTTTGCAAACGCCATGAAAGCCTTATCTGGCTGTGACAGTCTACTTTACCAGCGGGCCACGGAAGAGGCCTTGGCGGTTCTGAAATGGATTCGTTACCTGGCCAATGCGGTGGCTTGA